In Coraliomargarita sinensis, the genomic stretch GAGCGTCTGTTCGGGGACCGCGAGAAGGAGATCCTGCGGAAGATGATCTGGCAGGTGGCGGATTTCTGCGGGGTCGAGGTGTTGACCTACTGCGTGATGGCGAATCACTTTCATGTCCTTTTGCGGGTTCCGGATGCTT encodes the following:
- a CDS encoding transposase, which translates into the protein MRTRRLKVLGSDATYHCMTRTVNGERLFGDREKEILRKMIWQVADFCGVEVLTYCVMANHFHVLLRVPDA